Sequence from the Macaca fascicularis isolate 582-1 chromosome 16, T2T-MFA8v1.1 genome:
CTGGGATAGCCACCAGCCACCCACTGACCATTTCCATGGCTTTCAAAAACTCCAGAAGACCAAGGGGCAGCGCAGACTCGGGACGCCGTTCCCTGCCCTCAGGACCAAGGGGCAGCGCAGACTCGGGACGCCGTTCCCTGCCCTCAGGACCAAGGGGCAGCGCAGACTCGGGACGCCGTTCCCTGCCCTCAGGACCAAGGGGCAGCGCAGACTCGGGACGCCGTTCCCTGCCCTCAGGACCAAGGGGCAGCGCAGACTCGGGACGCCGTTCCCTGCCCTCAGGACCAAGGGGCAGCGCAGACTCGGGACGCCGTTCCCTGCCCTCAGGACCAAGGGGCAGTGCAGACTCGGGACGCCTTTCCCTGCCCTCAGTGCCTGCGCCTCCTCCCCTGCGAGACCCTCTCGGCCCCACTGAAGGGCCACCTCCAAGGAAGAGTCACAGGGCCGTCTTCCCTGCCTCTCAGCCTTTCAGTTGGGTGGTTCTCAGCCAGCTGCTATTCTGCCCCATCACAACTGCAGGGGAGGGTGCCCCTGACATTTACTGGGCAGAAACCGGGAACGCTCTTAAACATCCTAcaacgggccgggcgcggtggctcacgcctataatcccagcactttgggaggccaatgccggaggattgcctgagcccaggggttcaagatcagcctggccaacatagtgagaccccatttctacaaaaaatttaaaaattagccacgcgtggtggtgcacctgcagccctggctactggggaggctgaggcgggaggatcgcttgagcccaggaattcaagactgcagtgagccatgatcatgccactgcactccagcctgggtaacagagtgccTGGGTAACCCTGTCTCTGAAATCAACATCCTCAGGGTCTGGGAAAATACATATTATCAGACTGGAAAAGTGTgaaatatgaaatagaaaacaaaacaaaaacatcctACAACATCCAGGACAGCCCtctgtgcattgtagaatgtttaaAGGCACGTCAGAGGATGTGTGTAAgaccacaacaaagaattatccgaCCCAAAAAGTCAGCAGCACTCAGGCTAAGAAACTGTCTGCAGCCTaatcctgcctttttttttttttttttttttttttttttttttttttttttttgagacggagttttgctcttgttgtccaggcttgagtgcagtggtgcgatctgggctgaccgcaacctctacctcccgggttcaagcgattctcctgcctcagcctcctgattagctgggattaaaggcgcctgtcaccacacctggctaatttttgtatttttagtagaaacggggtttctccatgttgttcaggccggtcttgaactcccaacctcaggtgatccgcccgcctcagcctcccaaagtgttgggattacaggtgtgagcccctgcgcccggcctaatcctGCCCTCTTTTAGCAGAAGTAGAGATGGAGACTTTAGAAGTTCAGGGACTCACCTGGGATCCCAGGAATATTCCAGCCATGCCTTGGCTGGGGACTGACTCAAACCCACCCACAGCTGCAGAGCTGCTGGCGTATGCCTCCCTGGCTCTGGAAAGAGACTCGGGCTGTCACTGCTACCTGGGGACAGCTGGCAGAGCCCGAAATCCCAGAAAGCCCTCTTTTCCCATGCCCATTCTGATCTTGCCAGCTCTGGTTCTTTCTGGGGGCACTGGGACATGTTCCTCCTGAAGTGCAGCTGCcaggggagagggtgggaagCGGGTAGGGAGGGGAGGTACTCACAGCGCCCATGAGTGCCACCCCAGAGCCCACGTTGATGATGGTGGGGATGATACTGAACTTCCCTGCCTGGAAGACAGACACAAGGCGAGTGAGCGAGGCAGGGTGGACAGTGGGGCCTCCAGGGACCCTCCCAACGTaccccgcccccccgccccctccTGCCCAGCCTCAGAACAGAGGGGCCCCCAGGGACCTTCCCAACATCCCCTGCCCCCCCACCCAGCCTCAGAACAGGAGAATGCACAGCGGGGCCCCCAGGGACCCTCCCAACATCCCCCGCCCCTCCACCACCCAGCCTCAGAACAGGAGAATGCACAGCGGGGCCCCCAGGGACCCTCCCAACGtcccccatcccccagcctcAGAACAGGAGAGGGCACACACACCTTGCCGTTCACCATCACGTCGAAGCGGATCCCGTAGGCTTTCATCAGGGTGCGGAACTCCACCCCGGCCGCGTCTCGGTAATATCTGGCAAATCTGAGGGAGGCAGGAGCCCGGGGAGGCCTCAGCCTGCCCGGCCTTCCCTCTTTTGGCAGCACCGATGTGGCTGCTCTGGGGACTTAGAAGGACTCCCGGGCCCCTGACTCTGAGCAGCCGCAGGAGCGGCTCGCAGACCCTCTCACCGAGCCGAAAACAGAGACACGTGCAACTCTTTGAAATCCCTGCCAAACATTCCCTGAGGAGCAAGGGCCTCCCCGCCCACTCTGAGCAAGCCCCGGGTCGCCCAGGCGCGGATGGAACGGATGCAGCAGAGGCAGTAAGACTCGGCTTCACCAAGAGAACAGGCAAAGGGGTGCTCTCCTCTCCCGGGGCACCCCCAGCTTTGGTCGCTGGCCGCTCTGCTGGGGCCCACACCTCTCCTCGGCCATCTGTCCCTGCACCTCCCGCTCTGACGCCCACCCCCAGGAAGGGGTCTCATGGTGCTGGCACCCAGAGAGGTGCCACTGATCATGGCCAGGTCACAAGGGGGCACAGGCAGCGGTTACCTGAAGTTGTACCCGGAGGAGGCAGAGTTTGAAAGCTTATTGTCCAGACGGCTAAAAGAATAGTGAGGGTGGCACTCAGAGGCAGCCTTGTCGAGATCACAGTTCCATTCAATATTAATTCCTATCACACCACCCTTGATAAAAGAGAGACGACGGTCAGCACACAGAGCTTTCCGGAGACCGACAGCATCCCAGGCCAGCCCTTCACCGGCACTGGACAATAGGAGGAGGTGCTCAGGCACGAGGTCAGCCCCTCGAGACCACCCTTCGGGAGGCTTAGTCCCCCCATGGAGCGGCTGAGAACACTGCATAGCCCCAGCCCCAGGGCTGCCCCCCTCATTCTTCAGGGAGAAGGGACCCACCAAGGGTGGGCATCTTCTCTGGACAGGCACTtcacactccagccagggtgtgCCAAAGGGGCTCCTTCTGCCTCACCTTCAGCTGGTGCCTCAAGGACTCAGAACTGCACAGCAGGTACCAGGGCTGGCTCTAACTGAGTGCCCGTGGTCTGAGTGCTGCGACAGCCTGCCTGTGTGCCACAGCCAATTCTGAGAACAATGAGTCCCTGGGGGCAGGTGACTTTGCAGAGCCACCCTCGCCCCACGAGTCCCGTCCACACGTCCACACCCTCTTCCTCGGAGAGTCAGTCCCAGAGCCCCCAGGCCCTCAGGGAGGGCTCCCTTCGTGCATCCCACCCACCTCCAGGGCTATATCCTGGAAGTCGCTCCCAGCCCAGCGGATCACGGAGCCCAGTCGGAAGATGGGGCAGTAGTGGTTCTTGGGGCCAAAGTGGCAGGATTTCAGGAGAGATCTGTCCTTGACGTCCATCACATTGCTCCTGGGTGGAGGCCACAGGCAGCCGAGAAATGAGGTAAGACTTGATGTTCCCGGGCCTGGCCACGAGTCCCTCTGTCCCTCACCAACCTGAGTCCTGACACCTCCCTGCAGCAGCACCCTACTTAACAGCAGGGCGAAGGGGCGCCCCAGTGTCACCCACCGTTTATTCACATGCAgacgtcacacacacacacacgcacacacacacacatacaccccaggCACAGACCCAAGGAGGGCCAGCCTAGGCCCCTCATGGACCAAGGCCCACCCCGGCCCCCAGTAGCCAAGCCCACATACTTGGAGAAGTTGAATTTGGGGAAACGGATGTGGTTCTTTATGAAAATGGTGAAGTCTTCGGCCTCCTTCAGGACTGGCTCCCTGAAAACCAACCCAGAACGGCCTGTCCAGGAGGCCCCACCCCTGTGCCCCTTCCCCAGGCCTGGGCCAGTGTGAGGCCTGTTCCTTGGGTGCCCTGGAGCCTCTGCCAAGAACAGTTAATTTGCTCATGCTGGGGAGGTCGTCGGGCCTTGTTGGGACAGCCTGACTTCTCCCTCAGCATGAGGCTCCCAGAGTGCACACCCTCAGGCTGGGACCCAGTGCCCCGGGCCGGGAAACCCCTCAGGGTCCTGAGGCTGCAGCCACTCACACCGGCCTGGAGCTTGTCTCCACCGGGCACCAGGCAAAGATCTCACAGGTGCCTCTGGCCGAGTTCTCTTTCAGCAGGCAGCGGCCAGTCTTCACTCCTGCAGGGGTGGGACAGGATCAATGCCAGGAGCCTCCCACTCCAAGTCCTCCTTCAGTCCCTGGCCGCTCCAGGCCCTCACCATTTCCAGCTGCAACCGCCTCCCCAGGGTGGCAGTCACTGTCCTTGGAGCACATGCCGTCAGGAATGCCTTCATTCTGCCAGGAGAGAAGGAGCACCTGGATGTGGGGGGGATCCCCCCAGCTCAGATCCGAGTCCCAC
This genomic interval carries:
- the P2RX5 gene encoding P2X purinoceptor 5 isoform X10; the protein is MGQAGCKGLCLSLFDYKTEKYVIAKNKKVGLLYRLLQASILAYLVVWVFLVKKGYQDIDTSLQSAVITKVKGVAFTNTSDLGERIWDVADYVIPAQGENVFFVVTNLIVTPNQRQNVCAENEGIPDGMCSKDSDCHPGEAVAAGNGVKTGRCLLKENSARGTCEIFAWCPVETSSRPVEPVLKEAEDFTIFIKNHIRFPKFNFSKSNVMDVKDRSLLKSCHFGPKNHYCPIFRLGSVIRWAGSDFQDIALEGGVIGINIEWNCDLDKAASECHPHYSFSRLDNKLSNSASSGYNFRFARYYRDAAGVEFRTLMKAYGIRFDVMVNGKAGKFSIIPTIINVGSGVALMGAGAFFCDLVLIYLIKKREFYRDRKYEEVRST
- the P2RX5 gene encoding P2X purinoceptor 5 isoform X7, with product MFVLAGPQQKEKGRLPWEAVDEILPVPPLPTVVSLGHPAPRDSAGRLGLHLAPLSRNDLLVCPRRDSNLLLPGLPAPLRWVFLVKKGYQDIDTSLQSAVITKVKGVAFTNTSDLGERIWDVADYVIPAQGENVFFVVTNLIVTPNQRQNVCAENEGIPDGMCSKDSDCHPGEAVAAGNGVKTGRCLLKENSARGTCEIFAWCPVETSSRPVEPVLKEAEDFTIFIKNHIRFPKFNFSKSNVMDVKDRSLLKSCHFGPKNHYCPIFRLGSVIRWAGSDFQDIALEGGVIGINIEWNCDLDKAASECHPHYSFSRLDNKLSNSASSGYNFRFARYYRDAAGVEFRTLMKAYGIRFDVMVNGKAGKFSIIPTIINVGSGVALMGAGAFFCDLVLIYLIKKREFYRDRKYEEVRST
- the P2RX5 gene encoding P2X purinoceptor 5 isoform X11, coding for MGQAGCKGLCLSLFDYKTEKYVIAKNKKVGLLYRLLQASILAYLVVWVFLVKKGYQDIDTSLQSAVITKVKGVAFTNTSDLGERIWDVADYVIPAQGENVFFVVTNLIVTPNQRQNVCAENEGIPDGMCSKDSDCHPGEAVAAGNGVKTGRCLLKENSARGTCEIFAWCPVETSSRPVSNVMDVKDRSLLKSCHFGPKNHYCPIFRLGSVIRWAGSDFQDIALEGGVIGINIEWNCDLDKAASECHPHYSFSRLDNKLSNSASSGYNFRFARYYRDAAGVEFRTLMKAYGIRFDVMVNGKAGKFSIIPTIINVGSGVALMGAGAFFCDLVLIYLIKKREFYRDRKYEEVRSGHLQNAQANLEQLQTMET
- the P2RX5 gene encoding P2X purinoceptor 5 isoform X12, yielding MGMHLVPFIQWVFLVKKGYQDIDTSLQSAVITKVKGVAFTNTSDLGERIWDVADYVIPAQGENVFFVVTNLIVTPNQRQNVCAENEGIPDGMCSKDSDCHPGEAVAAGNGVKTGRCLLKENSARGTCEIFAWCPVETSSRPVEPVLKEAEDFTIFIKNHIRFPKFNFSKSNVMDVKDRSLLKSCHFGPKNHYCPIFRLGSVIRWAGSDFQDIALEGGVIGINIEWNCDLDKAASECHPHYSFSRLDNKLSNSASSGYNFRFARYYRDAAGVEFRTLMKAYGIRFDVMVNGKAGKFSIIPTIINVGSGVALMGAGAFFCDLVLIYLIKKREFYRDRKYEEVRSGHLQNAQANLEQLQTMET
- the P2RX5 gene encoding P2X purinoceptor 5 isoform X9, whose amino-acid sequence is MGQAGCKGLCLSLFDYKTEKYVIAKNKKVGLLYRLLQASILAYLVVWVFLVKKGYQDIDTSLQSAVITKVKGVAFTNTSDLGERIWDVADYVIPAQGENVFFVVTNLIVTPNQRQNVCAENEGIPDGMCSKDSDCHPGEAVAAGNGVKTGRCLLKENSARGTCEIFAWCPVETSSRPVEPVLKEAEDFTIFIKNHIRFPKFNFSKSNVMDVKDRSLLKSCHFGPKNHYCPIFRLGSVIRWAGSDFQDIALEGGVIGINIEWNCDLDKAASECHPHYSFSRLDNKLSNSASSGYNFRFARYYRDAAGVEFRTLMKAYGIRFDVMVNGKAGKFSIIPTIINVGSGVALMGAGAFFCDLVLIYLIKKREFYRDRKYEEVRPGTPSASPSHQE
- the P2RX5 gene encoding P2X purinoceptor 5 isoform X6, with product MFVLAGPQQKEKGRLPWEAVDEILPVPPLPTVVSLGHPAPRDSAGRLGLHLAPLSRNDLLVCPRRDSNLLLPGLPAPLRWVFLVKKGYQDIDTSLQSAVITKVKGVAFTNTSDLGERIWDVADYVIPAQGENVFFVVTNLIVTPNQRQNVCAENEGIPDGMCSKDSDCHPGEAVAAGNGVKTGRCLLKENSARGTCEIFAWCPVETSSRPVEPVLKEAEDFTIFIKNHIRFPKFNFSKSNVMDVKDRSLLKSCHFGPKNHYCPIFRLGSVIRWAGSDFQDIALEGGVIGINIEWNCDLDKAASECHPHYSFSRLDNKLSNSASSGYNFRFARYYRDAAGVEFRTLMKAYGIRFDVMVNGKAGKFSIIPTIINVGSGVALMGAGAFFCDLVLIYLIKKREFYRDRKYEEVRSGHLQNAQANLEQLQTMET
- the P2RX5 gene encoding P2X purinoceptor 5 isoform X8, producing MGQAGCKGLCLSLFDYKTEKYVIAKNKKVGLLYRLLQASILAYLVVWVFLVKKGYQDIDTSLQSAVITKVKGVAFTNTSDLGERIWDVADYVIPAQGENVFFVVTNLIVTPNQRQNVCAENEGIPDGMCSKDSDCHPGEAVAAGNGVKTGRCLLKENSARGTCEIFAWCPVETSSRPVEPVLKEAEDFTIFIKNHIRFPKFNFSKSNVMDVKDRSLLKSCHFGPKNHYCPIFRLGSVIRWAGSDFQDIALEGGVIGINIEWNCDLDKAASECHPHYSFSRLDNKLSNSASSGYNFRFARYYRDAAGVEFRTLMKAYGIRFDVMVNGKAGKFSIIPTIINVGSGVALMGAGAFFCDLVLIYLIKKREFYRDRKYEEVRSGHLQNAQANLEQLQTMET